The following proteins are encoded in a genomic region of Tuberibacillus sp. Marseille-P3662:
- a CDS encoding NAD(P)/FAD-dependent oxidoreductase yields MNDVIIIGAGPAGLSAAITCAQEGLHVLVIDEYMKPGGRLLGQLYEEPDGSWWNGIKESDRLYQQAMNLGVHVQLNTPVYNIEQYNSQWTIYTDQDAHSTKHLLLATGAAESPVPVPGWTLPGVMSVGAAQVMTNVQRVKPGNKGVIIGVNALSAVIASELQMADVDVAALTLPKMNQLTKRAAEPKAVMNDLLHVAHMAPSAMLRFGSKLMKSDLMKQLGITFYPKNGFKMWGIPIQLRKAVVEIHGEQQVEGVKLAHVRPNGDIVPGTEESISCDFVCIAGGLYPLTELAAVAGCPFYLIDELGGYVPLHNNRMETTLDGLYVAGNITGIEGAKVAIAQGAAAGLAIAANHGISGLGEKIDQTIQTIEQTRDQAPFQFDPNIRKGKQVMQEKWQEYQTTNSKSLAE; encoded by the coding sequence ATGAATGACGTCATCATTATTGGAGCAGGTCCTGCAGGATTGTCAGCCGCAATCACTTGTGCTCAGGAAGGTTTGCACGTGCTAGTAATAGATGAATACATGAAACCAGGCGGACGCTTGCTGGGACAGCTTTACGAAGAACCGGACGGCTCATGGTGGAATGGTATCAAAGAATCGGACCGCTTATATCAACAAGCAATGAACCTTGGGGTGCACGTACAACTAAACACACCTGTGTATAATATAGAACAATATAACAGTCAATGGACTATCTATACAGACCAAGACGCACATTCTACTAAACATTTGTTACTGGCAACCGGTGCTGCCGAATCACCTGTTCCTGTACCTGGCTGGACATTACCAGGGGTCATGTCGGTCGGTGCAGCACAAGTGATGACCAATGTCCAACGTGTGAAACCAGGCAACAAAGGTGTCATCATCGGTGTTAATGCCCTCTCGGCTGTCATCGCTTCAGAATTGCAGATGGCAGACGTTGATGTGGCAGCGCTAACATTGCCGAAAATGAACCAACTTACAAAAAGAGCGGCAGAGCCAAAAGCCGTGATGAATGATTTGCTCCATGTAGCACATATGGCTCCCTCTGCTATGCTTCGATTTGGCAGTAAGCTGATGAAAAGCGACCTGATGAAACAGTTGGGAATTACCTTTTATCCTAAGAATGGTTTTAAAATGTGGGGAATTCCGATTCAGCTTCGCAAAGCCGTCGTGGAAATTCACGGTGAACAACAAGTAGAAGGGGTCAAGCTGGCACACGTTCGTCCCAACGGGGATATAGTTCCTGGTACCGAGGAGAGTATCTCCTGTGATTTTGTATGTATCGCAGGTGGTTTATATCCATTAACAGAACTGGCAGCAGTTGCAGGTTGCCCATTTTACCTAATTGATGAACTTGGCGGCTATGTCCCGTTGCACAATAATAGAATGGAAACAACTTTAGACGGTCTATACGTTGCCGGTAACATTACGGGGATTGAAGGTGCAAAAGTCGCAATTGCTCAAGGGGCCGCTGCCGGGTTAGCCATTGCCGCTAATCATGGCATCAGCGGACTTGGGGAAAAGATTGACCAAACCATTCAGACGATTGAACAAACAAGGGATCAGGCACCATTCCAATTCGACCCGAATATAAGAAAAGGAAAACAGGTCATGCAGGAAAAGTGGCAGGAATATCAAACAACCAATAGCAAATCCCTAGCTGAATAA
- a CDS encoding (2Fe-2S)-binding protein — protein sequence MSERITDHPILGPLEDKQDVTFTFNGQTLTGRENESIAAALLANGIRTLRYHEDSGSPKGIYCNIGHCFECRLSVNDRQGVRSCLTPLKDGMTIQSGGQLPSPVREWRNTHE from the coding sequence ATGAGTGAACGAATTACTGACCATCCCATCCTTGGTCCATTGGAAGATAAACAGGACGTAACGTTCACATTCAATGGACAAACGTTAACAGGCAGAGAAAATGAATCAATCGCAGCGGCACTGCTTGCCAATGGCATTCGCACATTGCGTTATCATGAAGACAGCGGTTCCCCAAAAGGCATCTATTGCAACATTGGTCACTGTTTTGAATGCCGATTGTCAGTAAACGATAGGCAAGGTGTCCGCTCCTGCCTTACCCCTTTAAAGGACGGAATGACGATTCAAAGTGGGGGGCAGCTCCCTTCACCAGTAAGAGAATGGAGGAATACACATGAATGA
- a CDS encoding (2Fe-2S)-binding protein, whose protein sequence is MTEHELMVCRCEEVTFEEITETAYKHGCSARELKLRTRAGMGYCGGRTCRPLVDKITRDLEKKGQRNVTLKYQPPIRPISFGDLGGEPNE, encoded by the coding sequence TTGACTGAACACGAATTAATGGTATGCCGATGCGAAGAGGTAACCTTTGAAGAAATTACTGAAACGGCTTATAAACATGGGTGCTCAGCCAGGGAGCTTAAACTTCGCACCCGTGCAGGTATGGGCTATTGTGGTGGTCGAACATGCCGACCGCTCGTCGATAAAATAACACGCGATTTGGAAAAGAAAGGACAACGTAACGTAACATTGAAATACCAACCACCCATTCGCCCAATCAGCTTCGGTGACTTAGGAGGCGAGCCTAATGAGTGA
- a CDS encoding sigma-54 interaction domain-containing protein, with translation MLTFQSIEPFMNKQFFLADSEVVAERQLQQSATVTSSGKILLKSNMLYFDVQFSNDTNQPNYVLCGTASIDDNLENILTHLTERECLVVLDKQQCVTGYISARDLCQHLYTNYQKLNAYIDTILDTTDESCTVIDQDQRVIAWTKGAEQLFSLNRDNIIEKPITEFFSPNRLEILNTIKEGTSVHHQQHKAKENQVVLINSNPVYFNNEIIGAVVSETDITSQIRLNKELYHASERLFKLEKEVTKLTASEDPFQNIRGNSAPLKKTIDKIEKASSTNASILIHGESGVGKELFAKAAHNAREDKKAPFVAVNCGAIPSALFESEIFGYEKGAFSGADQRGKKGKVQLAQGGTLFLDEIGEMPMEMQVKMLRLLQEKKFYPVGGTKEIEVDFRVIAATNNDLQELVEEQKFRADLFYRLNVVSIEVPPLRERPEDIIELTHYFLHEISIKYNRPIHGISQDIMQALLKHHWAGNARELKNVIERLIVFSEDGEIKRDEIPFDFDTPQTPSSSNPIEFNHNDSRPLNDRLLDVEKNIILDELEKVDGNKLQCARNLNITRATLYNRIKKLGIT, from the coding sequence TTGCTGACATTTCAATCAATCGAACCATTTATGAATAAGCAATTTTTTTTGGCTGACAGTGAGGTAGTAGCTGAAAGGCAATTACAACAATCGGCCACCGTAACTTCTTCAGGGAAAATACTGCTGAAATCAAACATGCTTTATTTTGACGTCCAGTTTTCAAATGACACGAACCAACCCAACTATGTGTTATGCGGAACGGCTTCTATTGATGACAATCTGGAAAACATATTAACTCACCTGACAGAACGGGAATGCTTAGTCGTTTTAGATAAACAGCAATGTGTGACTGGCTATATAAGTGCACGTGACTTATGTCAACATTTATATACAAACTATCAAAAGCTGAATGCCTATATTGACACGATTCTTGATACAACAGATGAGTCCTGTACGGTTATTGACCAAGATCAACGTGTGATTGCTTGGACAAAAGGCGCCGAACAACTCTTTTCCTTAAACCGGGATAACATCATTGAAAAACCAATCACCGAATTTTTCAGCCCTAATCGGTTGGAAATCCTTAACACAATTAAGGAAGGAACCTCTGTCCATCATCAGCAGCATAAAGCAAAAGAAAATCAAGTTGTGCTCATTAACTCAAACCCAGTCTACTTTAACAATGAAATTATTGGTGCCGTCGTCTCTGAAACAGATATAACGAGTCAGATTAGATTAAACAAAGAGCTGTATCATGCCAGTGAAAGATTATTTAAACTGGAAAAGGAAGTAACAAAATTAACAGCAAGCGAAGACCCTTTTCAGAATATACGCGGTAATAGTGCGCCTCTCAAGAAAACAATCGATAAAATTGAAAAGGCTTCCTCAACAAATGCGAGTATTTTAATCCATGGGGAAAGTGGTGTGGGTAAAGAACTTTTTGCCAAAGCAGCCCATAACGCACGCGAAGACAAAAAGGCTCCATTTGTTGCCGTCAACTGCGGTGCCATTCCATCTGCTTTGTTTGAAAGTGAAATATTCGGATATGAAAAAGGAGCTTTTTCCGGAGCAGATCAACGGGGCAAAAAAGGGAAAGTACAGCTAGCTCAAGGCGGAACCTTATTTTTAGATGAAATTGGTGAAATGCCCATGGAGATGCAAGTAAAAATGCTTCGGTTGCTGCAAGAGAAGAAATTTTATCCTGTAGGCGGCACAAAGGAGATTGAAGTCGACTTTCGTGTCATTGCAGCCACCAACAATGACCTGCAAGAACTTGTAGAGGAGCAAAAATTCAGAGCTGACTTATTTTATCGGCTGAATGTCGTTAGCATCGAAGTACCACCATTGCGTGAACGACCAGAAGATATCATTGAATTAACACATTACTTTTTACATGAAATATCCATTAAATATAATCGCCCCATTCACGGAATATCTCAGGACATTATGCAGGCACTGCTTAAGCACCATTGGGCTGGAAATGCAAGGGAGCTAAAAAATGTTATCGAACGATTAATTGTGTTTTCAGAAGATGGTGAAATAAAACGTGATGAAATTCCATTTGATTTTGATACACCCCAAACGCCTTCTTCTTCTAACCCAATAGAATTCAACCACAACGACAGTCGCCCGCTAAATGATCGATTGCTGGATGTTGAGAAAAATATTATTTTAGACGAGCTGGAGAAAGTTGACGGAAATAAACTTCAATGTGCTAGAAACCTTAACATCACTCGAGCTACATTATATAACCGAATCAAAAAACTGGGAATAACATGA
- a CDS encoding NAD(P)/FAD-dependent oxidoreductase encodes MGDTQHRDIVIIGGGIMGAAIAYYCSKAGLDITVLEKKELASGTSSRCDGNILAIDKDPGFDSQMSLESQQLVHELNKDLELSFEYRNPGSILVCENDQELDAAQKWVNQQQDAGLDFKMLDREDLRNESNYFADDLYGGLECKTDSTVNPYMLTYSMFHSAQKYGATLYTHTEVKNVSRNNTGQFVLKTSGETFTANKVVNACGVWAPFIGEMLDVDVPIKPRKGQIIVASREQPVGLRKVMEFGYLISKFGGERVVDPVTDKYGVALVFEPTESQNFLIGSSREFNGFDLKVNQEVTKYIAKRAVRFYPKMADMMAIRTYAGLRPWTEDHLPIVSHVEEVPGFYIAAGHEGDGISLAAITGKVMEEMISGKEASIPLEPLRYDRFKERVTN; translated from the coding sequence ATGGGAGATACACAGCATCGGGATATTGTTATTATCGGTGGCGGCATTATGGGCGCAGCAATTGCGTATTACTGCTCAAAAGCGGGTTTGGATATAACAGTCCTTGAAAAAAAGGAATTAGCAAGTGGTACGTCTTCCAGATGTGACGGAAATATTTTGGCTATTGATAAAGACCCTGGCTTTGATAGTCAAATGTCCTTAGAAAGTCAACAGCTTGTACATGAATTGAATAAAGACTTGGAACTTTCATTTGAGTATCGTAATCCGGGGAGTATTCTTGTTTGTGAAAATGATCAGGAGCTTGATGCAGCACAGAAATGGGTGAATCAGCAGCAGGATGCAGGATTGGATTTTAAAATGCTTGACCGGGAAGATTTGCGAAATGAATCAAACTATTTTGCCGACGATCTTTATGGGGGATTGGAATGTAAGACGGATTCGACGGTTAATCCATATATGCTTACATATTCCATGTTTCATAGTGCTCAAAAATATGGTGCAACATTATATACACATACCGAAGTTAAAAATGTTTCCAGAAACAACACGGGTCAATTTGTCCTAAAGACGAGCGGCGAGACTTTTACAGCGAACAAAGTTGTCAATGCGTGTGGTGTCTGGGCGCCATTTATTGGAGAAATGCTTGATGTGGATGTCCCAATCAAACCTCGGAAAGGTCAAATAATTGTTGCTTCAAGAGAACAACCCGTGGGACTCAGAAAAGTGATGGAGTTTGGGTATCTAATATCAAAATTTGGTGGGGAACGGGTGGTTGATCCGGTAACTGACAAATATGGGGTGGCTCTTGTGTTTGAGCCAACGGAAAGCCAGAATTTCCTAATTGGGAGCAGCAGGGAATTTAACGGATTTGACTTAAAAGTCAATCAAGAAGTCACAAAATATATTGCAAAACGGGCTGTACGTTTTTATCCTAAAATGGCAGATATGATGGCCATTAGGACGTATGCTGGATTAAGACCATGGACGGAAGATCATTTGCCAATTGTTTCGCATGTCGAGGAAGTCCCTGGTTTTTACATTGCCGCTGGACATGAGGGTGACGGGATAAGCTTGGCGGCGATTACAGGGAAAGTCATGGAAGAAATGATTTCCGGAAAAGAGGCATCGATACCGCTGGAACCGTTACGTTATGACCGTTTCAAAGAGAGGGTGACAAATTAA
- a CDS encoding proline racemase family protein gives MDFQRLFTTIDTHTGGNPTRTVLTGMPELQGETMSDKMLYMEENYDWIRKFLMNEPRGHDVMSGAIMVPPCHPEADVGVIYVETGGYLPMCGHDTIGYCTALIEAGMIEVQEPYTEINVDTPAGLVRTKIKVEDGKAKEVTFANVPSFLLKSIEVDVEGIGRVECDIAYGGNFYGIIDARKLGLALTTENASVITNKAINIRNAINAAEKVVHPEFPFINGLTHIEFFTDPVHSEADLKNTVVVPPGGIDRSPCGTGTSAKLATLQNRDELGIDDLFVYESIVGTLFKARILELTNVQGYPAILPEVTGSAWLMGMHRFFYNESDSLKEGFLLIPPMEGH, from the coding sequence ATGGACTTTCAGCGCCTGTTTACAACTATTGACACGCATACCGGAGGGAATCCAACCCGTACCGTCCTTACCGGGATGCCCGAATTACAAGGTGAAACGATGTCAGATAAAATGCTCTACATGGAAGAAAATTATGATTGGATCCGGAAATTTTTAATGAATGAACCAAGAGGCCATGATGTGATGTCCGGCGCGATCATGGTTCCACCTTGTCATCCGGAAGCTGATGTCGGTGTGATTTACGTTGAAACGGGTGGCTATTTACCGATGTGCGGGCATGATACTATTGGATACTGCACCGCGTTGATTGAAGCGGGGATGATTGAGGTTCAAGAGCCATATACCGAAATAAATGTGGATACCCCGGCCGGTTTAGTGAGAACAAAGATAAAGGTGGAAGATGGAAAAGCAAAAGAAGTCACGTTTGCCAATGTTCCTTCATTTCTACTGAAATCAATTGAAGTTGATGTTGAGGGGATTGGTCGCGTTGAATGTGATATCGCTTACGGCGGAAATTTTTACGGCATTATTGATGCACGTAAACTCGGGCTGGCACTAACGACCGAAAACGCTTCCGTCATCACCAACAAAGCTATTAACATACGAAATGCGATCAATGCGGCAGAGAAAGTTGTCCATCCGGAATTTCCATTCATTAATGGATTAACTCATATCGAATTTTTCACGGATCCGGTTCATTCGGAAGCCGATTTAAAAAATACGGTTGTTGTGCCACCAGGCGGTATTGACCGGTCTCCATGCGGCACAGGAACATCAGCAAAACTTGCGACATTACAGAACCGGGATGAACTTGGTATCGATGATCTGTTTGTTTATGAAAGTATCGTCGGGACTTTATTTAAAGCACGTATTCTGGAATTGACAAACGTTCAAGGATATCCAGCGATTTTGCCTGAAGTAACAGGCTCAGCATGGCTGATGGGGATGCATCGCTTTTTCTATAATGAAAGCGATTCCCTTAAAGAAGGTTTTTTGCTGATTCCGCCAATGGAAGGCCATTAG
- a CDS encoding proline racemase family protein — MNVEKMFTAIDTHVAGEVFRIILHSPLQFHTQDIASKQSVLEQHYGQEKALLFNEPRGHRGVNGCIVTPSNKADYGVLFVNHNNENRFSYSGLIATLTVLLETGNIAEKDNGLYKVETVNGIYTVYASYHNQVVEETEVKSGDCRLIESTNEEFQLVEVDSSRRYAIYPLPESIPAIDMTYLSSIMNWGKQITIEMAKNSLDGVILKMSTISSGEIRSVTFEKDGAILRSPGVDSTFALCTALAEKKEQPSKLINHSIFGSQLTAVQEEKSGQRYAMAAQAFITGEHQFLYDPDDPLERGFLLK, encoded by the coding sequence ATGAATGTTGAAAAAATGTTTACCGCCATTGATACACATGTAGCTGGAGAGGTGTTTCGAATAATTTTGCATTCACCATTACAATTTCATACACAGGATATCGCATCCAAACAATCTGTATTGGAACAGCATTATGGACAGGAAAAAGCACTTTTATTCAATGAACCCCGTGGTCACCGAGGGGTTAATGGATGCATTGTCACACCGTCGAATAAAGCAGATTATGGCGTATTGTTTGTGAATCATAATAACGAAAACCGATTCAGTTATAGTGGGTTGATCGCGACGTTAACCGTATTGCTGGAAACAGGCAATATAGCTGAAAAAGACAATGGCTTATACAAAGTGGAGACGGTAAACGGCATTTATACAGTTTATGCATCATATCACAATCAGGTAGTTGAGGAAACAGAAGTTAAAAGTGGTGATTGTCGCTTGATAGAGTCGACTAATGAGGAATTTCAACTGGTGGAAGTCGATTCTTCAAGACGTTATGCGATCTATCCTCTTCCTGAATCGATACCAGCGATTGACATGACCTATCTATCTTCCATTATGAACTGGGGAAAGCAAATAACCATAGAAATGGCTAAGAACTCACTTGATGGTGTTATTTTAAAAATGTCGACCATATCTTCAGGCGAAATCCGGTCCGTCACATTTGAAAAAGATGGGGCTATACTGCGGTCGCCGGGGGTGGACAGCACGTTTGCATTGTGTACCGCATTAGCAGAAAAAAAAGAACAACCGTCAAAACTTATCAATCATAGTATTTTCGGGAGCCAGCTGACGGCTGTTCAAGAAGAGAAGTCGGGACAGCGTTATGCTATGGCAGCACAAGCATTTATTACGGGTGAACATCAGTTTTTGTATGATCCGGATGACCCATTGGAAAGGGGTTTTTTACTGAAGTAG
- the dapA gene encoding 4-hydroxy-tetrahydrodipicolinate synthase: protein MKALKGAFPVLATPMHEDEAINYEGLKENIEYFINQGVAGIAVNGSTGEFVSLTNEEKFKIAEIAVKQVNGRIPLILGTAAETTKDAIMYTKQAEEAGADAALLINSYYAHPKDEEVYEHFKAVAESVDFPVMIYNNPFTSGVDIGTETILKVARDVNNITHIKESSGDISKARDISRQGKGFIETFCGSDDLALESLLVGATGWISVAGNIVPELVTDLYNSVQENNMERAWELYDRVLPLCNFIEGSGKYVQIVKRAMDLKGLAGGPSRKPRLGLTGDEDKTLQGLLNELDKNPALRS, encoded by the coding sequence ATGAAAGCTTTAAAAGGAGCATTTCCTGTGCTCGCTACGCCGATGCATGAGGATGAAGCGATTAATTATGAAGGCTTAAAGGAGAATATTGAGTATTTTATTAATCAAGGTGTAGCAGGAATTGCTGTTAATGGAAGTACCGGTGAATTCGTCAGCTTAACGAATGAGGAAAAATTTAAAATTGCCGAGATCGCGGTCAAACAGGTGAATGGCCGTATTCCTCTGATTCTCGGTACCGCGGCAGAGACTACAAAAGATGCGATTATGTATACGAAGCAAGCGGAGGAAGCAGGTGCTGATGCTGCATTGCTCATTAATTCCTATTACGCACACCCAAAGGATGAAGAAGTTTACGAACACTTCAAAGCTGTAGCAGAATCGGTCGATTTTCCGGTCATGATTTACAATAATCCGTTCACATCTGGTGTGGATATTGGGACAGAGACTATTTTAAAGGTTGCCCGTGATGTCAATAATATCACTCACATCAAGGAATCAAGCGGGGATATAAGTAAAGCGCGTGACATATCCAGACAAGGGAAAGGATTCATTGAAACGTTTTGCGGATCCGATGACCTAGCACTCGAATCACTTTTAGTCGGAGCAACCGGATGGATTTCGGTTGCCGGAAATATTGTACCGGAATTAGTAACGGATTTGTATAATAGTGTACAGGAAAACAACATGGAACGCGCTTGGGAATTGTATGATAGAGTTCTTCCGCTTTGCAACTTTATAGAAGGGTCCGGCAAGTATGTGCAAATCGTTAAACGAGCGATGGATCTTAAAGGGTTGGCAGGCGGCCCATCGAGAAAACCACGCTTGGGTTTAACAGGGGATGAGGATAAAACGTTGCAAGGATTGTTAAATGAACTTGATAAGAATCCAGCTCTGAGAAGCTGA
- a CDS encoding aldehyde dehydrogenase family protein has product MITSQVELKPKVKGFLEGEKQLYMNGAYIPAASGKTFKVYNPATEDVLAEVSEAQEEDVDQAVKAARNAFENSEWATMTTAERSHLIYKFADLLEENREELAQLESLDNGKPYTIALEDDIDGTVEHFRYYAGWATKVLGQTTPISSDYLNYTEHEPVGVVGQIIPWNFPLSMASWKLGAALATGCTSVLKPAEQTPLSMLYAAGLFKEAGFPDGVVNIVSGYGETTGEALVNHTDINKLAFTGSTDVGKSIMRKAADQVKHVTLELGGKSPNIILEDADVEKAIDAAFSGIMDNHGQNCSATSRVYVHRKHYDRVVEGLVERAKATKMGNGMNEGIDMGPLVSKEQFDRVMNYIEIGKEEGAKLVAGGDRAFDRGYFVQPTVFADVEDDMRIAREEIFGPVVTVFPFDKMEEAVRRANDSEYGLAAAVFTENIRTGHKVARRLKAGTVWINDTNQENPAAAFGGYKQSGIGREMGNYALDNYTEVKSVWVNLQE; this is encoded by the coding sequence TTGATTACATCACAGGTAGAATTAAAGCCAAAAGTAAAGGGGTTTCTGGAAGGGGAGAAACAACTTTACATGAACGGTGCCTATATACCTGCAGCCAGTGGCAAAACGTTCAAAGTATATAATCCGGCAACGGAGGACGTTTTGGCTGAAGTCAGTGAAGCACAGGAAGAAGATGTTGATCAAGCTGTTAAAGCTGCTAGAAACGCATTTGAAAACAGTGAATGGGCCACTATGACAACAGCGGAACGATCCCATCTTATTTATAAGTTTGCTGATTTGCTCGAAGAAAATCGAGAAGAGCTGGCACAATTAGAATCTTTAGATAATGGCAAGCCATATACAATTGCCTTGGAAGATGATATTGATGGTACGGTAGAGCATTTCCGTTACTATGCAGGGTGGGCAACCAAAGTCTTAGGACAGACAACACCGATTTCGTCTGATTATTTAAATTATACAGAACATGAACCGGTTGGTGTTGTCGGTCAAATTATTCCTTGGAATTTTCCGTTGTCCATGGCTTCGTGGAAATTAGGTGCAGCACTGGCAACAGGATGTACATCTGTATTAAAACCGGCTGAGCAAACGCCGCTCTCAATGTTGTATGCTGCTGGTCTGTTTAAAGAAGCTGGATTCCCTGATGGTGTGGTTAACATTGTTTCAGGATATGGGGAAACGACAGGTGAAGCGCTTGTAAATCATACCGATATCAACAAACTTGCATTTACTGGGTCAACTGATGTAGGCAAATCGATTATGCGCAAAGCTGCAGACCAAGTGAAACATGTGACCCTTGAACTTGGCGGCAAATCGCCAAACATTATTCTTGAGGATGCTGATGTGGAAAAAGCTATTGACGCAGCATTTTCAGGGATCATGGATAATCACGGACAAAACTGCAGCGCAACATCACGCGTCTACGTGCATCGCAAACATTATGACCGTGTTGTGGAAGGACTAGTTGAACGTGCTAAAGCTACTAAAATGGGTAACGGGATGAATGAAGGTATCGACATGGGGCCGCTCGTTTCCAAAGAACAATTTGATCGCGTTATGAACTATATTGAGATTGGAAAAGAGGAAGGCGCCAAACTTGTTGCCGGCGGTGACAGAGCATTTGATCGAGGCTACTTTGTACAGCCGACTGTCTTTGCAGATGTAGAAGATGATATGCGCATCGCCAGAGAAGAAATCTTCGGCCCCGTCGTTACGGTGTTCCCATTTGACAAAATGGAGGAAGCAGTCCGCCGGGCGAACGACAGTGAATATGGATTGGCTGCTGCAGTCTTTACGGAAAATATCCGCACAGGGCACAAGGTGGCACGCCGTCTAAAAGCAGGAACGGTATGGATCAATGATACCAACCAAGAAAACCCAGCAGCTGCATTTGGCGGCTATAAACAATCCGGTATTGGCCGGGAAATGGGCAACTATGCGCTGGACAATTATACGGAAGTAAAAAGTGTATGGGTGAATTTGCAAGAATAA
- a CDS encoding amidohydrolase, with product MEKENLSRQLIQWRRQFHQYPETGFLEMRTASIVASILDQLGFDLQMGQGVMSKDHCMGKPNEQTTYEHYQWALENGADKDYIDYFRDGYTGIVATLDTKKEGPTIAYRFDMDALDIHESHSDDHFPTQEGFQSKVPYKMHACGHDAHTSMGLGLATLVAAHKDNLSGKIKLIFQPAEEGTRGAKSMVAANVVEDVDYFIATHIGTGIPHDHFVAANNGFLATSKLDISFNGVASHAGGKPEEGRNALLAAATASLNIYAIPRHSDGTTRINVGELHAGSGRNIIADHAQLKVETRGDTAHINQYVKDQVESIVSGAAKMYQTDYHIETVGEGLSCQGSKALASILNECAQESPTIKRSCVESNESAGSEDATYFMEAVQNNGGLATYCVFGTELAAGHHNERFDINEDTLLPSVDTLYQSIVKLNQTYNQ from the coding sequence ATGGAGAAAGAAAATTTATCAAGACAATTAATTCAATGGAGACGCCAATTTCATCAATATCCTGAAACGGGTTTTCTAGAGATGAGAACTGCTTCAATTGTGGCATCGATTCTAGATCAGCTAGGTTTTGACTTACAAATGGGACAAGGCGTCATGTCCAAAGATCACTGCATGGGAAAGCCCAATGAGCAAACAACCTATGAACATTACCAATGGGCACTTGAGAATGGCGCTGACAAAGATTATATCGACTATTTCCGGGATGGTTACACAGGCATTGTTGCGACTTTAGATACAAAGAAAGAAGGCCCAACAATCGCTTATCGATTTGATATGGATGCGCTAGATATTCATGAATCACATTCAGACGACCATTTTCCAACCCAAGAAGGTTTTCAATCGAAGGTGCCTTATAAAATGCATGCGTGTGGACATGATGCCCATACTTCAATGGGTCTCGGTCTAGCCACTTTAGTGGCTGCACACAAAGACAATTTAAGCGGTAAAATCAAACTGATTTTTCAGCCTGCCGAAGAAGGTACCCGTGGAGCGAAATCCATGGTTGCAGCCAATGTGGTTGAAGATGTTGATTATTTTATTGCGACACACATTGGTACTGGCATTCCACATGATCACTTCGTTGCCGCTAATAATGGATTCTTAGCAACGTCGAAGCTAGACATTTCGTTCAATGGGGTTGCATCTCATGCGGGCGGTAAGCCTGAAGAAGGTCGAAATGCATTATTGGCTGCTGCCACTGCGTCGTTAAATATATATGCCATCCCTCGACATTCAGATGGTACAACAAGAATCAATGTCGGTGAACTTCACGCTGGGTCTGGAAGGAATATCATCGCTGATCACGCCCAATTAAAAGTAGAAACCCGGGGAGATACTGCTCATATCAATCAATATGTCAAAGATCAAGTCGAATCGATCGTCTCAGGTGCAGCCAAAATGTACCAAACAGATTATCATATTGAGACAGTCGGTGAAGGTTTAAGTTGTCAAGGCTCAAAAGCCTTAGCTTCCATTCTCAATGAATGCGCACAGGAATCTCCAACAATAAAAAGGAGCTGTGTTGAGAGTAATGAGAGTGCGGGTTCCGAGGATGCGACGTATTTTATGGAGGCTGTGCAAAATAATGGGGGTTTAGCGACTTATTGCGTTTTCGGAACCGAGTTAGCCGCGGGACACCATAATGAAAGATTCGACATTAATGAAGATACCTTGCTTCCGTCTGTGGACACTTTATATCAATCGATTGTGAAATTGAATCAGACATACAATCAGTGA